A window of the Eschrichtius robustus isolate mEscRob2 chromosome 5, mEscRob2.pri, whole genome shotgun sequence genome harbors these coding sequences:
- the TWIST2 gene encoding twist-related protein 2 — protein sequence MEEGSSSPVSPVDSLGTSEEELERQPKRFGRKRRYSKKSSEDGSPTPGKRGKKGSPSAQSFEELQSQRILANVRERQRTQSLNEAFAALRKIIPTLPSDKLSKIQTLKLAARYIDFLYQVLQSDEMDNKMTSCSYVAHERLSYAFSVWRMEGAWSMSASH from the coding sequence ATGGAGGAGGGCTCCAGCTCGCCCGTGTCCCCCGTAGACAGCCTGGGCACCAGCGAGGAGGAGCTCGAGCGGCAGCCCAAGCGCTTCGGCCGGAAACGGCGCTACAGTAAGAAGTCGAGCGAAGATGGCAGCCCGACCCCCGGCAAGCGCGGCAAGAAGGGCAGCCCGAGCGCGCAGTCCTTCGAGGAGCTGCAGAGCCAGCGCATCCTGGCCAACGTGCGCGAGCGCCAACGCACCCAGTCGCTCAACGAGGCCTTCGCTGCGCTGCGCAAGATCATCCCCACGCTGCCCTCGGACAAGCTCAGCAAGATCCAGACGCTCAAGCTGGCCGCCAGGTACATAGACTTCCTCTACCAGGTCCTGCAGAGCGACGAGATGGACAATAAGATGACCAGCTGCAGCTACGTGGCCCACGAGCGCCTCAGCTACGCTTTCTCCGTGTGGCGCATGGAGGGCGCGTGGTCCATGTCCGCCTCCCACTAG